The region ATAAAAGGTGAAAAAGTGgccggtggcccaattcctggaaatccctgccccttccctgaaatagttggaataatcctcccactcattagcctatgaaattacccagcccataaaaactaaccactccATATTTCGGgacctctcaccttctgagatggcccacactctgtctctggagtgtgtttctctctaaataaatccacttgtTACCTATCACtgtgtctctcactgaattctttctgcagtgagacatcaagaacctgagcttcattaagtcctgagaccagttGTGTGACCTCAATTAAAAGAccttgggttcaagtcccaatctgggttcaagtcccagtctgagttGCACAGTTTCAGCAGCTTTGGCcgttttggtgagttactcagcgtcctgggtctctcccatgtatacggaaggtatacatgttattaaacttctggttgtttttttcctgttaatctcTCTTACGTCAATCTGATTATTAGACCAgtcaaagaacctagaagggtaggagGAACATTTTCCTTCCCCAACAATTCCTAGTAACAGTTCCTATGGCTATTTGGTTCCCTCATAATAAAGTTCTCCATTTAATCCTGGTCCTCTCATTCCCCAACACACAAGCATACCAGAAGAGAACATGAggggagcaagggaaaaatggcTGGGTCAGGACAGTGGACAAGCATCACTTCATCCTGTACTTGGAACATCACTGTATCTGTCCTGCTGATAAGCCAACCCTACCTTACCAGATTTCTTACACGTGGTGATTTTTCTCTCAGAGTTTACGGAGTGATTTCCTGTAATTCACTTCATTCAAGGACCACCTCAGCttccaaatatatttataaatattcccataaaatatttataaatatttataatattttaatactttaaaatatataatattttatatattacagatataatatacataatattttaataaaatatataatattttaatatttataatatttataataaatatttataaaatatttataaatattcccaAAAATTCCCATTATGAATGGGCTTTGTTTCCCATTGCAGCTCTCAGACCTAAATTACATCATGATATATGATCTAGCAGTCTGATTTAAATATCCAAATACTACAAGATAGATAAGAAGTTTGCTGAATACTATATAAAAGCATGGCCTGATCAAAACATATAGATGAGTTCAGTagggttttattattttattccacaCATGGATCAAAAGAATTCTTGTTTAAACAGGATATCTAATTGAATATATTCTGGTCAGTACTGGGACTGACTAGCTTTacacaaaagaaagaataagttaAGAAAAACTGAGGTTCTCCCCTTAAGAATAAAAGACAAGGTGAaggaggaagagacagagaagaCAAGAGTGTGTAATGTCATAAAAGGCAGGAGAGAAGAGAGTTCCAAAAAGGAGGTAGTCAGTGGTATTGACAACtacagattgattttttttcatgagcACTAAGAAAATCCCTTTGGATTTGAAagataataagaaaattaaagaattgtCTTAAGTatataaattcagtaaaattatGAAGTGGAAAACAAATCTCAGGACACTAAAATACATATTACTTAAGATATTTTGCAATAAAGTAAATCCAGGACAGTTAGGTgatcaaagttttgtttttaagatagaGAATTGTGCCTTCTtaaggaagaggaaaatgagtCAATttggcagagggaagggaggtgCAGTTGCCAAAGAAAGCAGAGTATTTGATCAAGGATGCTCTGTGAAATGACAAGAAAAGAATATCAATAATACTAACAATAAAATTAACACTAATAACTGAATACATAAATAGGatatgtgattctttttttaacttctgctACGTAACATCCTTCTCTAAGGTCACCATCTTCTCCCTCCTCATGCTGCCTTccttgcttttgattttttttttttttttgccatactgtacagcttgtgggatcctagctccccaaccagggatcgaacccgttccCTCAGCAGGGAAAGCACAGAGTCTCAATCaatggactgccagagaattccctctcCTTGCTTTTGAACTCTCTCAAGTCTCTCTAATTCTGAATAAATCATCTCTTGGGACGACTGCACTTTCAAATTGGCATTCaataaattttgtaagaattcaatAAATAGCCATAACAAAGTAACCCTACTAGACTAACCATCCCACCATAAACAtttaaggagggcttccctggtggtgcagtggttgggaatccgcctgcctacgcaggagacatgggttcaagccctggtccaggaagatcccacatgccgcggagcaactaggcccgtgcgctgcagctgctgagcctgcgctctggagcctgcgagccacaactactgaagcccgcatgcctagagcctgtgctccgcaacaagagaagccaccgcaatgggaggcccgcgcaccacaacaaagagaagcccctgctctctgcaactagagaaagcctgcgtgcagcaacaaagacccaacgcagccaaacatttaaaaaaaaaaaactcttaaggaaaattaggcaaaatacatgaaacaactaTTTTCAGACATTGGACAATAAGAAATCAAGGGTGTTGATCtatgagagaagggagaaaaattagTTGAGCCATAAAATAGCCGGGGCTGTCCACCTGGAGGTGTCTGTTAGATACCAGTGTATAGACGGCAAACCCACGCAGGACACAGCAGTCTCACGGAGGTAAAGAGACAAAGTTCAGAGTTAAAGAAGGCTGAAGCAGCTGAGGAACAGAGTACATAAAAGGAGGTATCTATGTAAAGAAAAATCTTCAGAAATCTGCAAGAGTGTTTTCTTAGTTTATAGCTAAAAATAATGAGCTATATATGCATGAATAGGTTGAGACTCCACAAATCCAGGCAAAGAACAACTATAAGAGAAATAACAAGTACTGGGGAGTCGAAAGCTAAACAACTACAGAACTTACAGAGTATTAGATGTTTGAGATTCAAGCAACAGGGTGGAAGGACCTCATTGAACACCCAGTGCCTTAGAGACCCCATGCCTTATCAGTAGAGAGAAGTTGGCCCTAAAATAAAGTCTACCCTAATGTGCCCTAAGAAAGCTTTAAAAGAAATTCTTGAAATAATCAAGTAAATCCACAAATAAACTGACAGCCTGTCAATACAagctaaaatacttttttttattggagtatagttgatttacaatgttgtgttagttttaggtgtacagcagagtgattcatatatatatatatatatatatatatatatatatatatatatatatatattctttttcaaattcttttcccatataggttatttcaGAGTatcaagtagagttccctgtgctatacagtaggtccttgttgattatctattttacatatagtagtttgtatatgttaatcccaacctcttaATTTAGACTTCCCCCGCACTTTTCCCCttgggtaaccataagcttgttttctaagtctgtgagtctgtgtctgttttgtaaataagttcatttgtatcatttttttagattccacatataaatggtatcatgtgatatttgtctttctctgacttagttcacttagtatgataatctctaggtccatcgatgttgctgcaaatggcattatttcacaaactacaatactttttaaagaaagtaatactttctttaaagaaagaaaagacacagaCATTCAACAACGTTTAAATGTTCAACATCCAATCAAAACTTCCTAGACAAAAATAATAGCAACACAACCAGAAATAATAGAGTTGATAGAATTATAAGACAAGGAATTTGAAATAGCTTTGGTAAATATGttctaagattttttaaaatatgaacatgaggaaggaaatgaaaaatataaaaaaagaagcaaatataaCTGAAGAACACAGAGAGCTGAAGCAAAATTTTACTGGATTAGTTTAATAGCTGATTCAGCACTTCATAATAAAAGAATTTGAAGACTAAGTGTAAAAACTATCCAAGCCGCATGTCAGAGGAGAGATAAAAGCTAAAAACAAAGTGAATATAGCCTCAGTGGCCTGTGGGACAATATCCAGCAACCTAATGCATGTATAATTGGAGGACAAAAAAGATATAGTgacaaaaaaatttcaaaattggaTGAGAAATATAAATTCACTTGTTCACAAAGCTCAACAAATACTGAGCAAGACAAAAGAAAATTCTCCtatacatatcataattaaattgccaaaaatcaataataaaaatatttaaagcaatcaGAGgttaaaacacacatatacatgttacAACACACGTACATAATACTGCTGATATCTCACTCAAAACCatgcaagcaaaaagaaaatggaaaaatatctttaaattacTTGGGAGGTAGAATAAAGTGTCTATCTAGAATGCTCTCAcacagcaaaaatatttttcaaaatgaagggCATGTAAATacatttcaaacaaacaaaaacctgagaAAAAATTTTGCCATCAGACCTTCACCACAAGTAAtgttaaaaattaactcaaattacATAGACCTTAacatctaaaagaaaacatagaaggaaATCTTTGCAATCTTGGGGTAGGCAAAATTTTTTTGGCaagatgccaaaaaaaaaaatacaaaccataagaagaaaaaaagtgataaattagatctcaaaaattaaaaacttctgtatatcaaaatataaagaaaatcaacAGTAAGCTACAGACTGGCAAAAAATATTCTCAAGTTttcatctgacaaaggacttatatctagaatttaaaacttttatgacAGTAATAAAGGGAAAATCAATCTAATTTTTACATAGACAAAAGATTTAAACTAATTCTCCATAAGAGTTGTATATGAACAGTCACATGAAATGTGcgtatgaaaatgtgctcaacatcaccagtcatcacagaaacacaaattaaattaataaagagaaaacttTACTCCTAtgatatgtcttttaaaaaataataataataaatattgatgAAATATGGAGCCACTAGGACTCTCATACATTTGTTGATGgaactgtaaaatggtgcaacctcACTGGAGAACAGTTGgctctttcttaaaaaattaaacatactcttacctcATCCTTAGGAAATTCTGTCTTAATCATTAATCTCAAGTAAATAAAAGCATATGCTCACAAAAAAATGCCTACATGAGTGTTCACCACAGCTTTATATATAATAATCAAAACTGAAACAACTCAAAAACTCATCAACtagtaaatgaatttaaaaggtGTGATATAGGGAATtctctgatggtccagtggttaggactctgcgctttcactgctgagggcccgggttcgatccctggtcagggaactaacatcccacgaGCCGTGTGGTGCGGGAAAAAAAGGTGATATACTCATGCAATGGAACACActacttagcagttaaaggaattaactttttttttttttttttttttggaattaacTTTTTATActcaacaatatggatgaatctcaaagatagtttgctaagtgaaagcatccagacacaaaagagtatatatattgTATGGTTTAATATAAAACCATATGGCAGTCAAGAAATCTATAGACATAGAAATCATATcagattgtggtggtggttgcaGTGGGACAGAGGGCTtgagttagaccaactgaaaatGGACACAAAGGAACTTtctggagtgctgaggacattcTGAACCTTAATAGaagtggtggttacacaggtgtatgcATCTGTCAGAATTCGTTAAATAATGAACTTAAAATGACTGCATTTTATTCTATGTAAGTTATACCTCATTAAAGTTTATTTCTTTAGGTTATAATTCCAACTGTATCTTCCTGTTTTACAAAGAGTCTCCCCCAACAGTTAGCAACATACATGCTATATCCATCCACTCTCTGTATGACCCTCAACACTTTAGGGTCTTGTCTTTTCACTTCTCACCATAAGATAGTTCATAAGAAAATCAAACACAGTTCTGTTACTCTTGCATTCCTTAATACCTGGCCATTTTTCATATTATTAATCAAATTTCCTAGCCTTGATTCAGTTCAGTTCATTAGCGGATCCCATTTAATTATTGAGACCACTGATTTCTCTTCTTGGAGAAACAGAGAAATTCAAGATCTAAAACTCATAACATCCTTGCTTCTCAGACTTTAATTATCTCAGGAGTGCAGGGATGATTGGTACCAATTAGAATTTAGAAAACTGCAAATTCCTCAACTTGACTTATGAATAAACATTTAGTGAGTTCTCCCTTTTCTCCTGGGAGTCTCTGAAGCACATCTATAGAGACCAATGTCCCAGAGGAATCAATGACAATGCCCCACTAACAAATCGTTATTGTGAGAGAGGAAATCTTGACCTAGACCAGTGTGAACTGATCTACTAATCACTTTCAGTACAATTCTCCTAAATGCTACAGAAGTCTTGCCATTTCTTGAAAGCTTTATGAATAGAATTCAGTGATGTAGAACGGCATTTGCCTTAAATTCTAGAAAGATTCATTTCCCTTGTgcaaaaggagaaggaaattttTCTGTTTCAATTAGACTGCCTTTATAACCAGTCTCTCCTTGTCTTTCAGTCCACCCGTGGACAGGACACACCTCAGGACCAAAGTGTTTCCCTGGGAATCGTTAGTGCTGTGAGTATCGTGATGccacagagagaggaagagtaCCATTTGGAGAAAAGTTCTGCTTTTCTCTGGAATGAATAGATACAGTAGCCTTGATGCCTTGAAGCCTTGATATAATTTCCAATAAATGAATTTCAGTCTCATGCAGAAAGTCATAACAATGACTTGGACCTTCCTAAATAAAAATGGTCTTAATTTACTGCATCTTACCCAAAACCATCAATCCCTGGGATGAGTTTCAAACCGGTTGTCTCTGTTCTCATCCCAGCTTAGTACAGTTCGCCAAGTAGTGATCCTTGATGCACTTCTGAGTGCCCCTGCTTTAAGACTGTAACCATTGAACATCTTCAAATTGACTATATGATCAAAGTCTTTAAAAAACTGATGTTGGTCTTTatcaacaattaaaaaacaaaatgaataagcaaacaaaacaaaaaacaaagcttgGGACATTTGCTCTTAGCCCAAATccagaaaagaaatatattaatacttttctacttttattcttcttttgagaCCATGAAAAGATTAAGAAACAGGAAGGATGCTTGATAGCAACaacacagctcagaaaaaaatgattcaacTTCATCTCAAGCCATGGAGCATTAAGTGGGTTAAGAAAGATATCTGTACTCAGGGCAGTCTGGAGAGCTGGGAGAATAACCAGAACACAGTAGGAAACACATATCCCTGATTAGGGAAAAACGGAGCAGAAAGGTTTGCATGTGGCGAAACTTACAAAAGAAAAGCTGGGAGTAGCAGCAGACTCGGAGACAAATGATTTAGCAAACAGTTCCTGTTATAACGTCTCCAGCATTTGAAATATATAGATGGTAGCATTTTGTAAGCATAGGCATATATCGGTTTACATAAACTTATAGGTAACTGGGGACAACAAAATTTCCACTTATATAATCATTCAGAAAACATCTTTTGAGGGCTTATTTTGTGCCAAGTTCTATGCTTAGGTCCTACAGATACTATTGCTGCCCTCAAGGGCCTTAGAGTTTACGGAGGAAGCCAAGGAAACAGTAAGTACAATTTTCTAAGTGTTCGGATATAGATAAGCCCAGGGCATTATGGAAGCACATAAGAGTAGCACCTTTACTAGACTGGAGGTGggaagtcagagaaggcttcccagGAGGTGGCTCCTCAGCTGACATCTGAAGTCAGACAGGACTTAGTCAAATAATGAAGAGATTGGGGAAGGGTATTCTAGGCAAAAAACAATGATTCTACAAATTCTAACAATGATTAGGAGACAAAAGCAAGTCTGGCACTTTCAGGGAactagagcaggggtcagcaaactgttTCTGTAAAGGGCCTGATAGTGAATATTTTTGCTTTGGGGGCCATCTGGCCTCGTTGcgactactcagctctgccatcctAGCACAGAAGCAGCCAAAGGTAATATGTAAACGAATTAGTGTGGTTcctgtaaaactttatttacaaaaacagggccatagtttgccaaactCTGAACCTGGGTAATTCAATAAGTATGGAGCATAGaatggggaagggaaaggaaaaaatatggtAGAAGATCAGGCTGGAAGATCAGGTAAATAAGACCAGATCATCAGTGTCCTTGAATGTCATGCTAAGGAGTTTGGATGCTACCCTCAAGGTCCTGACCGTGTCACTCCAGAATCTTGAAAGAGCTCATTCAGTCACCACCTGCAGCCCCTTCCTCCATAAAGTGTAAACAAGCACATGTGCTGGAGAAGAGGGCTGACAccatattttacacacacacacacacacacacacacacacacacacacacatttgtctcATGTTGGCAAACTCCCTGACTCAAGGTtctccccccgccaaaaaaaaaccTCGTGAATCCATTCTGGAAACTGACTTCCAGGAGGCTTGTCCCACCTGTTAGCTTATCAGAAGTGCCTGGACAAGCCTGACTCCAGCTTCAGCTCACGTTGGATTCTCTGCTCCAGTTGGATTCTCTGCTCCAGTTCAATTTCACAGAAGTTAATTAGATTCTTGTCTGGAATGCATTTCCCCTCCATACCCCACTCTCTTTTCCTGTTGAACTCCTCTAGGACTCAGCTTCGGCACCTCCCTCTCTAGAAAACCTTCGTTAACCTCCACCTAGGCTGGGTAAGGGGTCTCTTCTGGCTGTTCCCAAGCCAATCTGTGCACAACTCTACATTTTCACTCACTGGCTTATGTTGTAATCATTGTATGTGGGCGTGGGCTCTCTCCCTCTCTAAACGTCAGGTTCCCTAATGCCCTATCAGGACTCGGAACATAGTAAACTCTCAACAAATGCCTGTGGAATAAATAGGTCTAATTCCCCAAATTGTGAAACGTTTAGCCCTTAGAAATTTTGTATTGGCCCAGAGAAAATGCCACTGTCCTCTGTATGGGGAATGAATATAAACCTATATCTACTCTGTTTAGAGGGACCAGGTTCATGGCCAGCTATACTGGCCATTAGTACAAATTCAAATACATCTCTGAATCTTATCGTTTCATGGAAAAGAACTGGAGCTTGTGACAttacagacaaaaaaataacTTCTCTTGGTCTAGAAAAGAGATGGGAGGGAAAGGAAGTATTTTTCTACCCTAAGTTCTCAGAGAACTGGTGCTCTCTCATATGGGGATAAAATTAAGCAAACTATCAATCAACTGTGACCTGCCTCTTTATACTAAATTTCCTATATACTTTGAAAATTGGGCAGTTCATTTCATAGTAATTTATCTCACCCATTGCAAAAAGAACCATATGAAAGAATATCCTCGATAAGAGGaaataattttactattttctaGTGAATTTTagtgaaacagaaagaaagtgCTCAGCCTATGAATTTGCGTATACAAACAGGAATGCTTTACGTGGTATAGAAATGTACTTAGTTACAATGGAAGATTTTGATAAGATGTACTTTCCAGGATTTCCAGTTTGTTATCCTTAGCATTTGCTAGCCTCTTCACTTTGTTAGGTTTGTGTCTACAGATCTTTATCCAATATACATTTATTAGGTTTTGCTCTATATTAGGCCCTGATTCAGTTGGTCTTggaattttgaattaaagtttagTACATTTCCCTACTTGCTAAGCAATTCTATTCATtgaattttgaagatttttttagttgacttttaaaaaatgagtctgAATTAGAATTTGGAAGGGGGTTCTTTAGAAAAACATCTGTTCTATTATCTAAGTTGTATCTCACCGCTAATATATAATAGTAATGATTTTTagttacataaaaataatattatatatgtgtatctgtATAAAATCagctttcttaaatttatttgtgATATAAGTTAAGAATTTTCTTTCAGAACATAATATGAGAGTGTGATTTACTTCTTATGGACCTACAGCTGGGGATATGTAGACATACCATTATATACACTGCTCATTTAAAATAATCGTGTAGATTACAGACAGATAAGTCATCACATTACAATGATTATTCTCATAGCTGTATAGGGGTGAAAAAGTACTTTTCCACTCATTGAGTGTACTTTTCAAAGTCCATTAACAGCTGGTTTAGCTGGCAAGTAAGGAAGGAGAGCTTAGTGTGTATGTGCATGGGGGCAGTGTCATGAAGGACCTTAAATAGAATCAGAATCCTCCTTTTTTTGGTCTGAACTGTATTTGAGTGTATGATTCTAAGGAGCTACTTTCCTGCCTGTCTTTCTAGAGTATCAGGGGACATGAGAAATGGCACTGCAATCACAGAGTTCATCCTCCTAGGCTTTCCTGGTATCCAAGGACTACAAATCCCTTTCTTTACAGTGATATTTTTCATCTACATGTTAACCCTTGCAGGCAACGGGCTCATTATCGCCGTTGTCTGGGCTGAGCCCAGGCTACAAATTCCAGTGTACTTCTTCCTTTGCAACCTGTCCTTCCTGGAGATCTGGTACACCACCACAGTCATCCCCAAACTGCTAGAAACCTTTGTGGTGGCAAGAACAGCTATCTGCACCCCCTGCTGCCTGTTGCAGGCCTTCTTCCACTTCTTCCTCGGCACCACTGAGTTCTTCATCCTCACCGTCATGTCTTTTGACCGTTACctggccatctgcaagcccctTTGCTACCCCACCATCATGACCAGCAAACTCTGCCTGCAACTGGCCCTCAGATCCTGGGTGGCAGGCTTCACCCTTGTCTTTTGTCACATGGTGCTGCTCATCCAGTTGCCGTTCTGTGGCAACAATGTCATCAATCACTTCTACTGTGATGCTGGTCCCATCCTGAGAGCAACCTATGCAGACACAAACGTTTTGGAGCTCCTGGGTCTCTTGGCAACCATCCTGGTGATCCCAGGGTCACTCATCTTCACTATGATTTCTTACGTCTATATCCTGTCCACCATCCTACAGATTCCTTCAGCCGCTGGCTGCCAGAAGGCTTTCTCTACCTGTGCTTCTCACCTGACCGTTGTCTCTCTGCTCTACGGAGCTGTTTTTGTTCATGTACCTGAGACCCACAGCACACTCCTTTAAGACGAATAAGGTGGTGTCAGTGCTGAATACTATCCTCACACCCCTTCTGAATCCGTTTATTTATACAATTAGAAACAaggaggtggggcttccctggtggcgcagtggcagagaatctgcctgccaatgcaggggacacgggttcgagccctggtccgggaagatcccacatgccgcggagcaactgggcccgtgagccacaactactgagcctgcgcgtctggagcctgtgctccgcaacaagagaggccgcgacggtgagaggcccgcgcactgcgatgaagagtggcccccgctcgccgcaactagagaaagcccttgcacagaaacgaagacccaccacagccaaaaataaataaataaataaatctaaaaaaaaaaaagaatgaaatgggcTACAAGAAGACTACTAGGTTGCCCTGCCTTAGACCTGAGTTTCCTTTACCAACATGGGAGCCCCCAAAGCCACCAAGGAGAGTGTTGTCTGCC is a window of Eschrichtius robustus isolate mEscRob2 chromosome 11, mEscRob2.pri, whole genome shotgun sequence DNA encoding:
- the OR6X1 gene encoding LOW QUALITY PROTEIN: olfactory receptor 6X1 (The sequence of the model RefSeq protein was modified relative to this genomic sequence to represent the inferred CDS: deleted 1 base in 1 codon), which codes for MILRSYFPACLSRVSGDMRNGTAITEFILLGFPGIQGLQIPFFTVIFFIYMLTLAGNGLIIAVVWAEPRLQIPVYFFLCNLSFLEIWYTTTVIPKLLETFVVARTAICTPCCLLQAFFHFFLGTTEFFILTVMSFDRYLAICKPLCYPTIMTSKLCLQLALRSWVAGFTLVFCHMVLLIQLPFCGNNVINHFYCDAGPILRATYADTNVLELLGLLATILVIPGSLIFTMISYVYILSTILQIPSAAGCQKAFSTCASHLTVVSLLYGAVLFMYLRPTAHSFKTNKVVSVLNTILTPLLNPFIYTIRNKEAYKACTCLALRTTKEPRVSNRDINGLMDGGILHV